A stretch of the Microcebus murinus isolate Inina chromosome 6, M.murinus_Inina_mat1.0, whole genome shotgun sequence genome encodes the following:
- the PLCB2 gene encoding 1-phosphatidylinositol 4,5-bisphosphate phosphodiesterase beta-2 isoform X1, with protein sequence MSLLNPVLLPPKVKAYLSQGERFIKWDDETTVASPVILRVDPKGYYLYWTYQSKEKEFLDITSIRDTRFGKFAKIPKSQKLRGVFDMDFPDNTFLLKTLTVVSGPDMVDLTFHNFVSYKENVGKLWAEDVLALVKHPLTVNAPRSTFLDKILVKLKMQLSPEGKIPVKNFFQMFPADRKRVEAALSACHLPKGKNDAINPEDFPEPVYKSFLMSLCPRPEIDEIFTSYHAKAKPYMTKEHLTKFINQKQRDSRLNSLLFPPARPDQVQGLIDKYEPSGINVQRGQLSPEGMVWFLCGPENSVLAQDKLLLHHDMTQPLNHYYINSSHNTYLTAGQFSGLSSAEMYRQVLLSGCRCVELDCWKGKPPDEEPIITHGFTMTTDIFFKEAIEAIAESAFKTSPYPVILSFENHVDSPRQQAKMAEYCRTIFGEMLLTEPLEKFPLEPGLPLPSPQDLRGKILIKNKKNQFCGPESPSKEPGGEAEGSCHPNATAGEDTDTDTVWAGEEGPQLEEKEVEEEEEESGSLDEEEIKKMQSDEGTAGLEATAYEEMSSLVNYIQPTKFISFEFSAQKNRSYVISSFTELKAYDLLSKSAVQFVDYNKRQMSRIYPKGTRMDSSNYMPQMFWNAGCQMVALNFQTMDLPMQQNMALFEFNGQSGYLLKHEFMRRPDKQFNPFSVDRIDVVVATTLSITVISGQFLSERSVRTYVEVELFGLPGDPKRRYRTKLSPSTNSINPVWKEEPFVFEKILMPELASLRVAVLEEGNKFLGHRIIPINALNSGYHHLCLHSESNMPLTMPALFVFLEMKDYVPDTWADLTVALTNPIKFFNAHDKKSVKLKDSMGGLPEKPFPLGSPLASQANAASAPTSNGSAAPAVGARAREEAKKEIAEPRTASLEELREQKGVVKLQRRHEKELRELERRGARRWEELLQRGAAQLAELGPLGTGGGGGGCRKLGPGKGSRKKRTLPGEEGAEAGPGEGPEGADARVRELRDRLELELLRQGEEQYESILKRKEQHVAEQMAKMMALATEKQAAELKSLKEASEMDTKEMKKKLEAKRLERIQAMTKITTDKMAQERLKREINNSHIQEVVQVIKQMTETLERHQEKLEEKQMACLEQIRELEKQFQQEALAEYEARMKGLEAEVKESVRACLRTCFPSEAEDKPERACGASGEPCEQHSPTAKADVQDSRL encoded by the exons ATGTCTCTTCTCAATCCTGTCCTGCTGCCCCCCAAGGTGAAGGCCTATCTGAGCCAAGGGGAGCGCTTCATCAAATGGGACGAT GAAACGACAGTTGCCTCCCCCGTTATCCTCCGTGTGGATCCCAAGGGCTATTACTTATACTGGACGTATCAGAGCAAG GAGAAGGAGTTTCTGGACATCACCAGCATCCGGGACACCCGCTTTGGAAAGTTCGCCAAGATACCCAAG AGCCAGAAGCTCCGGGGTGTCTTCGACATGGACTTCCCTGACAACACCTTCCTGCTGAAGACACTCACAGTGGTGTCCGGCCCTGACATGGTGGACCTCACCTTCCACAACTTCGTCTCCTACAAGGAGAACGTGGGCAAG CTCTGGGCTGAGGATGTACTGGCCCTGGTCAAGCACCCGCTGACGGTCAACGCCCCCCGCAGCACCTTCCTGGACAAGAT cctAGTGAAGCTCAAGATGCAGCTCAGCCCCGAAGGCAAGATTCCCGTGAAAAA CTTTTTCCAGATGTTTCCTGCTGACCGCAAGCGGGTGGAAGCTGCTCTCAGTGCCTGCCACCTCCCAAAAGGCAAG AATGACGCCATCAATCCTGAGGACTTCCCAGAACCTGTCTACAAGAGCTTCCTCATGAGCCTCTGTCCTCGGCCAGAAATAGATGAGATCTTCACCTCCTA CCATGCTAAGGCCAAACCCTACATGACTAAGGAGCACCTGACCAAATTCATCAACCAGAAACAGCGGGACTCACGGCTTAACTCCCTGCTGTTCCCGCCAGCACGTCCTGACCAGGTGCAGGGCCTCATCGACAAGTATGAGCCCAGCGGCATCAACGTGCAGAGGG GCCAGCTGTCACCTGAGGGAATGGTCTGGTTTCTCTGTGGGCCAGAGAACAGCGTGCTGGCCCAGGACAAGCTGCTGCTCCACCACGACATGACGCAGCCACTCAATCATTACTACATCAACTCCTCGCACAACACCTACCTGACAG CCGGCCAGTTCTCAGGCCTTTCCTCGGCTGAGATGTACCGCCAGGTGCTGCTCTCTGGCTGCCGATGTGTGGAGCTAGACTGCTGGAAGGGGAAGCCCCCAGACGAGGAGCCTATTATCACCCATGGCTTCACCATGACCACAGACATCTTCTTCAAG GAAGCGATTGAGGCTATTGCAGAAAGTGCCTTTAAGACCTCCCCCTATCCTGTCATCCTGTCATTTGAAAACCACGTGGACTC ACCCCGCCAACAGGCTAAGATGGCCGAGTATTGCCGGACGATCTTTGGGGAGATGCTGCTCACAGAGCCCCTGGAAAAGTTCCCA CTGGAACCaggcctccccctgcccagcccccaggaTCTCAGGGGAAAGATCCTCATCAAGAACAAGAAGAACCAGTTTTGTGGCCCTGAATCCCCCAGCAAGGAGCctggtggggaggctgagggcagctGCCATCCCAACGCCACTGCTGGCGAGGACACGGACACGGACACGG TGTGGGCTGGTGAGGAAGGGCCTCAgctggaggagaaggaggtggaagaggaagaggaggagtcgGGAAGCCTGGATGAAGAGGAGATAAAGAAGATGCAGTCAGATGAG ggcaCTGCAGGCCTGGAGGCGACGGCTTACGAGGAGATGTCCAGCCTGGTCAATTACATCCAGCCCACGAAGTTCATCTCCTTCGAGTTCTCTGCCC AGAAGAACCGAAGTTATGTCATCTCCTCCTTCACCGAGCTCAAGGCTTATGACCTGCTCTCCAAGTCTGCAGTGCAGTTTGTGGA CTACAACAAGCGCCAGATGAGCCGCATTTACCCCAAGGGAACCCGCATGGACTCCTCCAACTATATGCCCCAGATGTTCTGGAATGCTGGATGCCAGATGGTCGCCCTCAACTTCCAGACGATGG ACCTGCCCATGCAGCAGAACATGGCGCTGTTCGAGTTCAATGGGCAGAGTGGCTACCTCCTCAAGCATGAGTTCATGCGCCGGCCAGACAAGCAGTTCAATCCCTTCTCAGTGGACCGCATCGACGTGGTGGTAGCCACCACCCTTTCCATCACG GTGATCTCTGGGCAGTTCCTGTCAGAGCGCAGCGTGCGCAcctacgtggaagtggagctGTTTGGCCTTCCTGGGGACCCCAAGAGGCGCTATCGTACCAAGCTGTCACCCAGTACCAACTCTATCAATCCTGTCTGGAAGGAGGAGCCCTTTGTCTTCGAGAAG ATCTTGATGCCTGAGCTGGCCTCCCTCCGGGTGGCTGTGTTGGAGGAAGGCAACAAGTTTCTCGGACATCGCATCATCCCCATTAATGCCCTAAATTCTG GGTACCACCATCTGTGCCTGCACAGCGAGAGCAACATGCCCCTCACTATGCCTGCGCTCTTCGTCTTCCTGGAGATGAAGGACTATGTACCTGACACCTGGGCAG ATCTCACCGTGGCCCTCACGAACCCCATCAAGTTCTTCAATGCCCATGATAAGAAGTCTGTGAAGCTCAAGGACTCCATGGGAGGTCTGCCTGAG AAGCCCTTCCCACTCGGGAGTCCACTAGCCAGCCAGGCCAATGCGGCATCGGCCCCAACGAGCAACGGGTCAGCGG CCCCTGCCGTCGGGGCCAGAGCCAGGGAGGAGGCCAAGAAAGAAATCGCGG AGCCGAGGACCGCCAGCCTGGAGGAGCTCCGGGAGCAGAAGGGCGTCGTGAAGCTGCAGCGGCGACACGAGAAGGAGCTGCGGGAGCTGGAGCGGCGCGGCGCGCGGCGCTGGGAGGAGCTGCTGCAGCGGGGCGCGGCGCAGCTGGCGGAGCTCGGGCCGCTGGGCActgggggcggcggcggcggatgCCGCAAGCTCGGCCCGGGCAAGGGCTCCCGCAAGAAGAG AACCCTGCCGGGCGAGGAGGGCGCCGAGGCCGGCCCGGGAGAGGGTCCGGAGGGCGCGGACGCGCGCGTGCGGGAGCTGAGGGacaggctggagctggagctgttGCGGCAAGGCGAGGAGCAGTACGAGAGCATCCTGAAGCGCAAGGAGCAGCACGTGGCTGAG CAAATGGCCAAGATGATGGCGCTGGCCACTGAGAAACAGGCGGCAGAGCTGAAGTCCCTCAAGGAAGCCTCGGAGAT GGACACCaaggagatgaagaaaaagcTGGAGGCCAAGAGGCTGGAGCGGATCCAGGCCATGACCAAAATCACCACAGACAAGATGGCCCAGGAGAG GTTGAAGAGAGAGATTAACAACTCCCACATCCAGGAAGTGGTGCAGGTCATCAAGCAG ATGACGGAGACCCTGGAGCGGCACCAGGAGAAGCTGGAGGAGAAGCAGATGGCCTGCCTGGAGCAGATCCGGGAGTTGGAAAAGCAG TTCCAGCAGGAGGCTCTGGCAGAGTACGAGGCCAGGATGAAGGGTCTGGAGGCCGAGGTGAAGGAGTCGGTGAGGGCCTGCCTCAGGACCTGCTTCCCCTCCGAGGCTGAGGACAAGCCTGAGAGGGCCTGTGGGGCCTCTGGGGAGCCATGTGAGCAGCACTCACCCACAGCAAAGGCCGACGTCCAGGACAGCCGCCTCTGA
- the PLCB2 gene encoding 1-phosphatidylinositol 4,5-bisphosphate phosphodiesterase beta-2 isoform X2, translating into MSLLNPVLLPPKETTVASPVILRVDPKGYYLYWTYQSKEKEFLDITSIRDTRFGKFAKIPKSQKLRGVFDMDFPDNTFLLKTLTVVSGPDMVDLTFHNFVSYKENVGKLWAEDVLALVKHPLTVNAPRSTFLDKILVKLKMQLSPEGKIPVKNFFQMFPADRKRVEAALSACHLPKGKNDAINPEDFPEPVYKSFLMSLCPRPEIDEIFTSYHAKAKPYMTKEHLTKFINQKQRDSRLNSLLFPPARPDQVQGLIDKYEPSGINVQRGQLSPEGMVWFLCGPENSVLAQDKLLLHHDMTQPLNHYYINSSHNTYLTAGQFSGLSSAEMYRQVLLSGCRCVELDCWKGKPPDEEPIITHGFTMTTDIFFKEAIEAIAESAFKTSPYPVILSFENHVDSPRQQAKMAEYCRTIFGEMLLTEPLEKFPLEPGLPLPSPQDLRGKILIKNKKNQFCGPESPSKEPGGEAEGSCHPNATAGEDTDTDTVWAGEEGPQLEEKEVEEEEEESGSLDEEEIKKMQSDEGTAGLEATAYEEMSSLVNYIQPTKFISFEFSAQKNRSYVISSFTELKAYDLLSKSAVQFVDYNKRQMSRIYPKGTRMDSSNYMPQMFWNAGCQMVALNFQTMDLPMQQNMALFEFNGQSGYLLKHEFMRRPDKQFNPFSVDRIDVVVATTLSITVISGQFLSERSVRTYVEVELFGLPGDPKRRYRTKLSPSTNSINPVWKEEPFVFEKILMPELASLRVAVLEEGNKFLGHRIIPINALNSGYHHLCLHSESNMPLTMPALFVFLEMKDYVPDTWADLTVALTNPIKFFNAHDKKSVKLKDSMGGLPEKPFPLGSPLASQANAASAPTSNGSAAPAVGARAREEAKKEIAEPRTASLEELREQKGVVKLQRRHEKELRELERRGARRWEELLQRGAAQLAELGPLGTGGGGGGCRKLGPGKGSRKKRTLPGEEGAEAGPGEGPEGADARVRELRDRLELELLRQGEEQYESILKRKEQHVAEQMAKMMALATEKQAAELKSLKEASEMDTKEMKKKLEAKRLERIQAMTKITTDKMAQERLKREINNSHIQEVVQVIKQMTETLERHQEKLEEKQMACLEQIRELEKQFQQEALAEYEARMKGLEAEVKESVRACLRTCFPSEAEDKPERACGASGEPCEQHSPTAKADVQDSRL; encoded by the exons ATGTCTCTTCTCAATCCTGTCCTGCTGCCCCCCAAG GAAACGACAGTTGCCTCCCCCGTTATCCTCCGTGTGGATCCCAAGGGCTATTACTTATACTGGACGTATCAGAGCAAG GAGAAGGAGTTTCTGGACATCACCAGCATCCGGGACACCCGCTTTGGAAAGTTCGCCAAGATACCCAAG AGCCAGAAGCTCCGGGGTGTCTTCGACATGGACTTCCCTGACAACACCTTCCTGCTGAAGACACTCACAGTGGTGTCCGGCCCTGACATGGTGGACCTCACCTTCCACAACTTCGTCTCCTACAAGGAGAACGTGGGCAAG CTCTGGGCTGAGGATGTACTGGCCCTGGTCAAGCACCCGCTGACGGTCAACGCCCCCCGCAGCACCTTCCTGGACAAGAT cctAGTGAAGCTCAAGATGCAGCTCAGCCCCGAAGGCAAGATTCCCGTGAAAAA CTTTTTCCAGATGTTTCCTGCTGACCGCAAGCGGGTGGAAGCTGCTCTCAGTGCCTGCCACCTCCCAAAAGGCAAG AATGACGCCATCAATCCTGAGGACTTCCCAGAACCTGTCTACAAGAGCTTCCTCATGAGCCTCTGTCCTCGGCCAGAAATAGATGAGATCTTCACCTCCTA CCATGCTAAGGCCAAACCCTACATGACTAAGGAGCACCTGACCAAATTCATCAACCAGAAACAGCGGGACTCACGGCTTAACTCCCTGCTGTTCCCGCCAGCACGTCCTGACCAGGTGCAGGGCCTCATCGACAAGTATGAGCCCAGCGGCATCAACGTGCAGAGGG GCCAGCTGTCACCTGAGGGAATGGTCTGGTTTCTCTGTGGGCCAGAGAACAGCGTGCTGGCCCAGGACAAGCTGCTGCTCCACCACGACATGACGCAGCCACTCAATCATTACTACATCAACTCCTCGCACAACACCTACCTGACAG CCGGCCAGTTCTCAGGCCTTTCCTCGGCTGAGATGTACCGCCAGGTGCTGCTCTCTGGCTGCCGATGTGTGGAGCTAGACTGCTGGAAGGGGAAGCCCCCAGACGAGGAGCCTATTATCACCCATGGCTTCACCATGACCACAGACATCTTCTTCAAG GAAGCGATTGAGGCTATTGCAGAAAGTGCCTTTAAGACCTCCCCCTATCCTGTCATCCTGTCATTTGAAAACCACGTGGACTC ACCCCGCCAACAGGCTAAGATGGCCGAGTATTGCCGGACGATCTTTGGGGAGATGCTGCTCACAGAGCCCCTGGAAAAGTTCCCA CTGGAACCaggcctccccctgcccagcccccaggaTCTCAGGGGAAAGATCCTCATCAAGAACAAGAAGAACCAGTTTTGTGGCCCTGAATCCCCCAGCAAGGAGCctggtggggaggctgagggcagctGCCATCCCAACGCCACTGCTGGCGAGGACACGGACACGGACACGG TGTGGGCTGGTGAGGAAGGGCCTCAgctggaggagaaggaggtggaagaggaagaggaggagtcgGGAAGCCTGGATGAAGAGGAGATAAAGAAGATGCAGTCAGATGAG ggcaCTGCAGGCCTGGAGGCGACGGCTTACGAGGAGATGTCCAGCCTGGTCAATTACATCCAGCCCACGAAGTTCATCTCCTTCGAGTTCTCTGCCC AGAAGAACCGAAGTTATGTCATCTCCTCCTTCACCGAGCTCAAGGCTTATGACCTGCTCTCCAAGTCTGCAGTGCAGTTTGTGGA CTACAACAAGCGCCAGATGAGCCGCATTTACCCCAAGGGAACCCGCATGGACTCCTCCAACTATATGCCCCAGATGTTCTGGAATGCTGGATGCCAGATGGTCGCCCTCAACTTCCAGACGATGG ACCTGCCCATGCAGCAGAACATGGCGCTGTTCGAGTTCAATGGGCAGAGTGGCTACCTCCTCAAGCATGAGTTCATGCGCCGGCCAGACAAGCAGTTCAATCCCTTCTCAGTGGACCGCATCGACGTGGTGGTAGCCACCACCCTTTCCATCACG GTGATCTCTGGGCAGTTCCTGTCAGAGCGCAGCGTGCGCAcctacgtggaagtggagctGTTTGGCCTTCCTGGGGACCCCAAGAGGCGCTATCGTACCAAGCTGTCACCCAGTACCAACTCTATCAATCCTGTCTGGAAGGAGGAGCCCTTTGTCTTCGAGAAG ATCTTGATGCCTGAGCTGGCCTCCCTCCGGGTGGCTGTGTTGGAGGAAGGCAACAAGTTTCTCGGACATCGCATCATCCCCATTAATGCCCTAAATTCTG GGTACCACCATCTGTGCCTGCACAGCGAGAGCAACATGCCCCTCACTATGCCTGCGCTCTTCGTCTTCCTGGAGATGAAGGACTATGTACCTGACACCTGGGCAG ATCTCACCGTGGCCCTCACGAACCCCATCAAGTTCTTCAATGCCCATGATAAGAAGTCTGTGAAGCTCAAGGACTCCATGGGAGGTCTGCCTGAG AAGCCCTTCCCACTCGGGAGTCCACTAGCCAGCCAGGCCAATGCGGCATCGGCCCCAACGAGCAACGGGTCAGCGG CCCCTGCCGTCGGGGCCAGAGCCAGGGAGGAGGCCAAGAAAGAAATCGCGG AGCCGAGGACCGCCAGCCTGGAGGAGCTCCGGGAGCAGAAGGGCGTCGTGAAGCTGCAGCGGCGACACGAGAAGGAGCTGCGGGAGCTGGAGCGGCGCGGCGCGCGGCGCTGGGAGGAGCTGCTGCAGCGGGGCGCGGCGCAGCTGGCGGAGCTCGGGCCGCTGGGCActgggggcggcggcggcggatgCCGCAAGCTCGGCCCGGGCAAGGGCTCCCGCAAGAAGAG AACCCTGCCGGGCGAGGAGGGCGCCGAGGCCGGCCCGGGAGAGGGTCCGGAGGGCGCGGACGCGCGCGTGCGGGAGCTGAGGGacaggctggagctggagctgttGCGGCAAGGCGAGGAGCAGTACGAGAGCATCCTGAAGCGCAAGGAGCAGCACGTGGCTGAG CAAATGGCCAAGATGATGGCGCTGGCCACTGAGAAACAGGCGGCAGAGCTGAAGTCCCTCAAGGAAGCCTCGGAGAT GGACACCaaggagatgaagaaaaagcTGGAGGCCAAGAGGCTGGAGCGGATCCAGGCCATGACCAAAATCACCACAGACAAGATGGCCCAGGAGAG GTTGAAGAGAGAGATTAACAACTCCCACATCCAGGAAGTGGTGCAGGTCATCAAGCAG ATGACGGAGACCCTGGAGCGGCACCAGGAGAAGCTGGAGGAGAAGCAGATGGCCTGCCTGGAGCAGATCCGGGAGTTGGAAAAGCAG TTCCAGCAGGAGGCTCTGGCAGAGTACGAGGCCAGGATGAAGGGTCTGGAGGCCGAGGTGAAGGAGTCGGTGAGGGCCTGCCTCAGGACCTGCTTCCCCTCCGAGGCTGAGGACAAGCCTGAGAGGGCCTGTGGGGCCTCTGGGGAGCCATGTGAGCAGCACTCACCCACAGCAAAGGCCGACGTCCAGGACAGCCGCCTCTGA